Proteins encoded within one genomic window of Bradyrhizobium sp. 186:
- the zapE gene encoding cell division protein ZapE — translation MLSTPSSPFREAYQAEIASGAIEPDAAQAEVAEAYAALDQRLASYKPARKQGLLSRLFSSDKDEAPRGLYVHGEVGRGKTMLMDLFFQHASVEHKRRAHFHEFMAEVHERIYGYRQNIARGEIADGDVIALTANAIFEESWLLCFDEFHVTDIADAMILGRLFAKLLEFGTVVVATSNVAPDDLYKGGLNRSLFLPFIKQITDHMDVLRLDARTDFRLEKLQGVPMWLTPADADADTALDRAWSKMTGGAKCKSRDISIKGRILHVPCSAHGVARFGFADLCERPLGASDYLRLAHDYHTILVDHIPVMDVSQRNAAKRFITLIDTLYDNAVKLMASADANPISLYLAHEGNEANEFKRTSSRLIEMSSESYLALPHGRKDSTASGSTKGLVET, via the coding sequence ATGCTCTCGACCCCCAGTTCCCCATTCCGCGAGGCGTATCAGGCTGAGATTGCCTCGGGCGCGATCGAGCCCGACGCCGCACAAGCCGAAGTCGCCGAAGCCTATGCGGCGCTGGACCAGCGGCTCGCGAGCTACAAGCCCGCGCGCAAGCAAGGCCTGCTCAGCCGTTTGTTCAGCAGCGACAAGGACGAGGCGCCGCGCGGGCTCTACGTCCATGGCGAGGTCGGCCGCGGCAAGACCATGCTGATGGACCTGTTCTTCCAGCACGCCTCCGTCGAGCACAAGCGGCGCGCGCATTTCCACGAGTTCATGGCCGAAGTACATGAGCGCATCTACGGCTATCGCCAGAACATCGCACGCGGCGAGATCGCCGACGGCGACGTCATCGCGCTGACGGCGAACGCGATCTTCGAGGAGAGCTGGCTGCTCTGCTTCGACGAATTCCACGTCACCGACATCGCCGACGCGATGATCCTCGGCCGCCTGTTCGCAAAGCTGCTCGAGTTCGGCACCGTGGTGGTCGCGACCTCCAACGTCGCGCCCGACGATCTCTACAAGGGCGGTCTGAATCGTTCGCTGTTCCTGCCGTTCATCAAGCAGATCACCGACCACATGGACGTGCTGCGGCTGGACGCGCGCACCGATTTCCGGCTGGAGAAACTCCAGGGCGTGCCGATGTGGCTGACGCCGGCGGACGCCGACGCGGACACGGCGCTCGACCGCGCCTGGTCGAAGATGACCGGCGGCGCCAAATGCAAGTCGCGCGATATTTCGATCAAGGGGCGCATCCTGCACGTGCCGTGCTCGGCCCATGGCGTGGCGCGGTTCGGATTTGCGGATCTCTGCGAAAGACCGCTCGGCGCATCCGATTACCTCAGGCTTGCGCACGATTATCACACCATCCTGGTCGACCATATTCCAGTGATGGACGTCTCTCAGCGCAACGCCGCCAAGCGTTTCATTACGCTGATCGATACGCTCTATGACAATGCCGTGAAGCTGATGGCCTCGGCCGATGCCAACCCGATATCGCTCTATCTCGCCCACGAAGGCAACGAGGCCAACGAGTTCAAGCGGACCTCGTCGCGCCTGATCGAGATGAGCTCGGAATCCTATCTGGCACTGCCCCATGGCCGCAAGGATTCCACTGCCAG
- a CDS encoding type II toxin-antitoxin system VapB family antitoxin: MALSIKDHETELLARNLAKLTGENITTATKRAIEERLHRLGSQSRKTALLEDMAEIRRRWSEMPVVDDRTPEEILGYDEHGFPR; this comes from the coding sequence ATGGCACTCAGCATCAAGGACCACGAAACCGAGCTATTGGCGCGGAATCTGGCGAAATTGACCGGCGAGAACATCACCACCGCGACCAAGCGCGCCATCGAGGAGCGATTGCACCGCCTCGGCAGCCAATCCCGCAAGACCGCTCTGTTGGAAGACATGGCGGAGATCCGGCGGCGCTGGAGCGAGATGCCCGTGGTCGATGACCGAACGCCGGAAGAGATCCTCGGCTATGACGAGCACGGATTCCCGCGCTGA
- a CDS encoding type II toxin-antitoxin system VapC family toxin, with the protein MVIDTSAIVAIALNEPDASRMEIQIADDPVRLISAATVLEAAMVLETRMGDAGGREFDLWLLKIGAEIVAVDAEQTDAARRAWRRYGKGRHAAALNYGDCFSYALAVTRSEPLLFKGGGDFAKTDISRPGVAPLR; encoded by the coding sequence ATGGTGATCGACACATCGGCGATTGTCGCAATCGCCCTCAACGAGCCGGACGCGTCACGGATGGAAATCCAGATTGCGGATGACCCGGTCCGACTGATCTCGGCAGCAACCGTGCTCGAAGCAGCGATGGTGCTTGAAACGCGGATGGGTGACGCGGGCGGGCGTGAGTTCGACCTTTGGCTGCTCAAGATCGGTGCCGAGATCGTTGCCGTCGACGCCGAACAGACCGATGCGGCACGACGCGCGTGGCGACGCTACGGAAAGGGACGTCACGCCGCTGCGCTGAACTACGGCGACTGCTTTTCCTATGCGCTGGCGGTGACCCGCAGCGAGCCGCTGCTGTTCAAGGGCGGCGGGGATTTTGCGAAGACTGATATCAGCCGGCCCGGCGTGGCGCCGCTGCGATAG
- the thpR gene encoding RNA 2',3'-cyclic phosphodiesterase translates to MPRLFTGLEIPAEIGQTLSNLRGGLPGARWIDPENYHVTLRFIGDIDGMSANEIASMLFRVNRKPFEVKVQGLTSFGGRKPRAVVATIAPSKPLIELQAELERMMQRIGLDPEGRKFIPHVTLARLHDASDQDVADYLSLRGYFPSKAFTAERFVLFSSRASTGGGPYVVEDAYELCP, encoded by the coding sequence ATGCCGCGTTTGTTCACTGGTCTGGAAATTCCGGCCGAGATCGGCCAGACGCTTTCCAATTTGCGGGGCGGCCTTCCCGGCGCCCGCTGGATCGATCCCGAAAATTATCACGTCACCTTGCGCTTCATCGGCGATATCGACGGCATGTCCGCCAACGAAATCGCCTCGATGCTGTTTCGCGTCAACCGCAAGCCGTTCGAGGTGAAGGTGCAAGGCCTCACGAGTTTCGGCGGCCGCAAGCCGCGCGCGGTGGTCGCGACCATTGCGCCGAGCAAGCCGCTGATCGAATTGCAGGCCGAGCTCGAACGGATGATGCAGCGGATCGGCCTCGATCCCGAGGGCCGCAAATTCATCCCGCATGTCACGCTGGCCCGGCTGCACGACGCCTCCGACCAGGACGTCGCCGACTATCTCTCGCTGCGCGGCTACTTTCCGAGCAAGGCGTTCACGGCGGAACGTTTCGTGCTGTTCTCGTCCCGCGCCTCCACCGGCGGCGGACCGTATGTGGTCGAGGACGCCTACGAGTTGTGTCCGTGA
- a CDS encoding arylesterase, whose amino-acid sequence MHIAVLMFALMTVVNPAWAQAQSAAKPIKLVVLGDSLSAGLGLPGQEAFPARLQKVLQNKDIAVDMINAGVSGDTASGGRDRLDWSVSDGTEGVIIELGANDALRGIDPDLTRAALTDIVARLKARKIAVMLCGMLAPPNYGADYAARFNSIYPDLAKKFDVPLYPFFLDGVAADAKLNQADGIHPTAAGVDIIVKNIVPTVEAFLRTISEQRR is encoded by the coding sequence ATGCACATAGCCGTGTTGATGTTCGCTTTGATGACGGTGGTGAATCCGGCCTGGGCCCAGGCACAGTCCGCGGCGAAACCGATCAAGCTCGTGGTCCTCGGTGATTCCTTGAGTGCCGGTCTTGGCCTTCCCGGCCAGGAGGCATTTCCCGCACGGCTCCAAAAAGTCTTGCAAAACAAGGATATAGCCGTTGATATGATCAACGCCGGGGTGTCCGGCGACACCGCCTCAGGCGGTCGCGACCGCCTCGACTGGTCGGTATCGGACGGAACCGAGGGCGTGATCATCGAGCTCGGCGCCAACGATGCGTTGCGCGGCATCGATCCCGACCTGACGCGCGCCGCGCTGACCGACATCGTCGCGCGCCTGAAGGCGCGCAAGATCGCGGTGATGCTGTGCGGCATGCTGGCGCCGCCGAATTACGGCGCCGACTATGCGGCGCGCTTCAATTCGATTTATCCGGATCTGGCGAAAAAATTCGACGTGCCGCTCTATCCGTTCTTCCTCGACGGTGTCGCGGCCGATGCCAAGCTCAACCAGGCCGACGGCATTCATCCGACCGCGGCGGGCGTCGACATCATCGTCAAGAACATCGTGCCCACAGTGGAGGCATTTTTGCGCACCATAAGCGAGCAACGGCGTTGA
- a CDS encoding ABC transporter ATP-binding protein: MDSRIESSSLAGTTPDTIAISNVNLSLGTGAARVHILKDISLRIGRSETVGLIGPSGSGKSTLLMVMAGLERPDSGEVVVNGTPFNALDEDALARFRGRQVGIVFQSFHLIPTMTALENVAVPLELAGNPDAAKRAAQELQSVGLGDRLHHYPTQLSGGEQQRVALARALAPDPAILVADEPTGNLDETTGKQIVDLLFGKHAERGMTLVLVTHDSSLAHRCDRVIRLRSGRIDTQSTQA, from the coding sequence ATGGACAGTCGCATCGAATCCTCTTCGCTCGCCGGCACCACGCCGGACACCATCGCCATCTCCAACGTCAATCTCTCATTGGGCACGGGCGCGGCACGCGTTCACATCCTCAAGGATATCAGCCTGCGGATCGGCCGTAGCGAGACGGTCGGCCTGATCGGCCCGTCAGGCTCGGGCAAATCCACGCTGCTGATGGTGATGGCGGGGCTGGAGCGTCCTGATAGCGGAGAGGTGGTGGTGAACGGCACGCCTTTCAATGCCCTCGACGAGGATGCGCTCGCCCGCTTCCGCGGCCGCCAGGTCGGCATCGTCTTCCAATCCTTCCACCTGATCCCGACCATGACGGCGCTGGAGAACGTCGCGGTGCCGCTCGAACTCGCCGGAAATCCCGATGCCGCCAAGCGCGCCGCGCAGGAGCTGCAATCGGTCGGGCTCGGCGACCGCCTGCATCACTATCCGACGCAACTCTCGGGCGGCGAGCAGCAGCGCGTCGCGCTCGCCCGCGCGCTGGCGCCCGATCCCGCGATCCTCGTCGCCGACGAGCCGACCGGCAATCTCGACGAGACGACCGGCAAGCAGATCGTCGATCTCCTGTTCGGCAAGCATGCCGAGCGCGGCATGACGCTAGTGCTGGTCACGCACGATTCCTCGCTGGCGCATCGCTGCGATCGCGTGATCCGCCTGCGTTCGGGGCGCATCGACACGCAGTCGACGCAAGCATGA
- a CDS encoding FtsX-like permease family protein, producing MSSAAEPFARPNGVALSLRYALRELRGGLRGFYVFIACIALGVMAIAGVGSVSASLSDGLAREGRTLLGGDASFVLFQREAKPEEVAFLRSRGTVSIAATLRGMARSSEGKLALVEMKAVDDTYPMLGQLTLAPQMPLSDLLAERDGAFGAAADPTLLARLSLKTGDRVTIGSATFQIRSTVEAEPDKLAGGIGFGPRFLISEAGLHATGLIQPGSLVRWVYRVKLPDTANSERATDAFIADARNAAPQAGWEVRSRSNASPQLERNISRFTQFLTLVGLAALLVGGVGVANAVKSHIDRRLEVIAALKAVGATGRDVFGIYLAQVLLLAAIGSVIGLALGAAMPFAIVGLFGKLLPLPVVPAVHADELALSFVYGLLTALAFGLWPLGRVHDVPVAALFRDTISNEWHRPRWRYLAFMGVVVALLVAVVIGLSFDKRIAAVFVLSSVVVFALLRGVAALLMAIARRLPRTRLPMLRLAIANIHRPGALTPSVVLSLGLGLAVLVTITQIDGNLRRQFLAALPDHAPSFYFIDIPSTQAAQFDLYLRQIVPDAKVEDVPMLRGRIVAARGVRAEDLKPSTDSEWVLQSDRGLTYTGELPKGSKVIEGEWWGADYSGPPLVSMEKKIADGLGLKIGDEVVVNVLGRDIPARIGNLRNIDWQGLGINFVLVFSPNAFKGAPHTHIATLTEAGGDAAGDGKIIKQVADAYPMVTSVRVREVMETVGSVVTNLALAIRGASAVTLISAILVLGGALAAGHRHRVYDAVILKTLGATRLRLLGAYALEYLLIGLATAVFGVTAGSIAAWMIVTRVMTLSFVWQAGSAAGVVAAALVVTVGLGLAGTLLALNKKPATVLRNL from the coding sequence ATGAGCAGCGCGGCTGAACCGTTTGCGCGCCCCAATGGGGTCGCGCTGTCGCTGCGCTACGCGCTGCGCGAATTGCGTGGAGGCCTGCGCGGCTTCTACGTCTTCATCGCCTGCATCGCGCTTGGCGTGATGGCGATCGCCGGCGTCGGCTCGGTGTCGGCGAGCCTCAGCGATGGGCTGGCGCGCGAAGGCCGCACGCTGCTCGGTGGCGACGCCTCCTTCGTGCTGTTTCAGCGCGAGGCGAAGCCCGAAGAGGTCGCCTTCCTGCGCTCGCGCGGCACTGTGTCGATCGCCGCGACCCTGCGCGGCATGGCGCGCTCGTCTGAGGGCAAGCTGGCGCTGGTCGAGATGAAGGCGGTCGACGACACCTATCCGATGCTCGGGCAGTTGACGCTAGCGCCGCAGATGCCACTCTCCGATCTTCTCGCGGAGCGCGACGGCGCATTCGGCGCCGCTGCCGATCCGACGCTGCTGGCGCGGCTCTCCCTCAAGACCGGCGACCGTGTCACCATCGGGTCCGCGACCTTCCAGATCCGCAGCACGGTCGAGGCCGAGCCCGACAAGCTTGCCGGCGGCATCGGCTTCGGCCCGCGGTTCCTGATCAGCGAGGCCGGCCTGCACGCCACGGGCCTGATCCAGCCCGGCAGCCTGGTGCGCTGGGTCTACCGGGTGAAGCTGCCGGACACCGCCAACAGCGAGCGCGCCACCGACGCCTTCATCGCCGATGCGCGCAACGCCGCACCGCAGGCCGGCTGGGAGGTCCGCAGCCGCTCCAATGCCTCGCCGCAGCTCGAACGCAACATCAGCCGGTTCACGCAGTTCCTGACGCTGGTCGGCCTCGCCGCGCTGCTGGTTGGCGGCGTCGGCGTCGCCAATGCCGTGAAGAGCCATATCGACCGCCGGCTCGAGGTGATCGCGGCCTTGAAGGCCGTCGGCGCAACGGGGCGCGACGTGTTCGGCATCTATCTCGCGCAGGTTCTACTGCTTGCTGCGATCGGCTCGGTGATCGGGCTTGCGCTCGGTGCCGCGATGCCCTTCGCCATCGTCGGCCTGTTCGGAAAGCTGCTGCCGCTGCCGGTGGTGCCGGCCGTGCACGCCGACGAGCTCGCGCTGTCCTTCGTCTATGGCCTGCTCACCGCGCTCGCCTTCGGCCTGTGGCCGCTCGGGCGCGTGCATGACGTGCCGGTCGCAGCCCTGTTCCGCGATACCATCAGCAACGAATGGCACCGGCCGCGCTGGCGCTATCTCGCCTTCATGGGCGTCGTCGTGGCCCTGCTCGTCGCCGTCGTGATCGGGCTGTCGTTCGACAAGCGCATCGCCGCGGTGTTCGTGCTCTCCTCCGTCGTCGTGTTCGCGCTGCTCCGCGGCGTCGCCGCCTTGCTGATGGCGATCGCGCGGCGGCTGCCCCGCACGCGGCTGCCGATGCTGCGGCTCGCGATCGCCAACATCCACCGGCCGGGCGCGCTGACGCCTTCGGTCGTGCTGTCGCTGGGACTTGGGCTCGCGGTGCTCGTCACCATCACCCAGATCGACGGCAATCTGCGCCGGCAGTTCTTGGCGGCGCTCCCGGACCACGCCCCGTCCTTCTACTTTATCGACATACCGAGCACGCAGGCCGCCCAGTTCGACCTCTATCTGCGCCAGATCGTGCCGGACGCGAAGGTCGAAGACGTGCCGATGCTGCGCGGGCGGATCGTCGCCGCGCGCGGCGTCCGCGCCGAAGACCTGAAGCCTTCGACCGATTCCGAATGGGTGCTGCAAAGCGACCGCGGCCTGACCTATACCGGTGAGTTGCCAAAAGGCTCCAAGGTCATCGAGGGCGAATGGTGGGGCGCCGACTATTCCGGCCCGCCGCTGGTCTCGATGGAGAAGAAGATCGCCGACGGGCTCGGGCTGAAGATCGGCGACGAGGTCGTGGTCAACGTGCTCGGCCGCGACATCCCGGCCAGGATCGGCAATCTGCGCAACATCGACTGGCAGGGGCTCGGCATCAATTTCGTTCTCGTGTTCTCGCCGAACGCCTTCAAGGGCGCCCCGCATACCCACATCGCGACGCTGACGGAAGCCGGCGGTGACGCCGCCGGCGACGGCAAGATCATCAAGCAGGTGGCCGACGCCTACCCGATGGTGACCAGCGTCCGCGTGCGTGAGGTGATGGAGACGGTCGGCTCGGTCGTGACCAATCTGGCGCTGGCGATCCGCGGCGCCAGCGCCGTGACCCTGATCTCGGCGATCCTGGTGCTGGGTGGGGCGCTTGCCGCCGGCCACCGCCACCGGGTCTATGATGCCGTGATCCTGAAGACGCTGGGAGCGACCCGGCTGCGGCTGCTCGGCGCCTATGCGCTTGAGTATCTCCTGATCGGGCTTGCCACCGCGGTGTTTGGCGTGACCGCCGGCAGCATCGCGGCCTGGATGATCGTGACGCGCGTAATGACGCTGAGCTTCGTCTGGCAGGCCGGCAGCGCGGCCGGCGTGGTCGCAGCGGCCCTGGTCGTCACCGTCGGGCTTGGGCTCGCCGGCACGCTGCTGGCGTTGAACAAAAAGCCCGCCACGGTGTTGCGGAATTTGTGA
- a CDS encoding Bax inhibitor-1/YccA family protein codes for MSDLDRNYASPFGRAAGRVDAATVDAGLRAYMLRIYNYMSVGLAITGLAALGVYMAAVTDVPTPEAVRVGKLFLTPFGYAMFVSPLKWLFMLAPLAMVFVISAGINRLAPSTAQILFWVFAALMGISLSSIFLVFTHTSIVRVFFITAATFGALSLYGYTTKRDMSGMGSFLFMGLIGIIIASLVNLFLASSVLQFVVSVVGVLVFAGLTAWDTQRLKNDYIYGYASAGGEIAERAAITGALSLYLNFINLFTLLLQLLGQRD; via the coding sequence ATGTCGGACCTAGACCGTAACTACGCTTCTCCTTTCGGCAGGGCCGCCGGGCGTGTTGACGCCGCGACGGTCGACGCCGGTCTGCGCGCCTACATGCTGCGCATCTACAACTACATGAGCGTTGGCCTGGCCATCACCGGCCTGGCCGCGCTCGGCGTCTACATGGCCGCCGTGACGGATGTTCCGACTCCGGAAGCCGTCCGCGTCGGCAAGCTGTTCCTGACGCCGTTCGGCTACGCGATGTTCGTGAGCCCGCTGAAATGGCTGTTCATGCTGGCGCCGCTCGCCATGGTGTTCGTGATTTCGGCCGGTATCAACCGTCTCGCTCCTTCGACCGCCCAGATCCTGTTCTGGGTGTTCGCGGCGCTGATGGGCATCTCGCTGTCCTCGATCTTCCTGGTGTTCACGCACACCTCGATCGTGCGGGTATTCTTCATCACCGCGGCCACGTTTGGCGCGCTGAGCCTCTATGGCTACACCACCAAGCGTGACATGAGCGGCATGGGCTCGTTCCTGTTCATGGGCCTGATCGGCATCATCATCGCGAGCCTGGTCAACCTGTTCCTGGCGAGCTCGGTGCTGCAGTTCGTGGTCTCCGTGGTCGGCGTGCTGGTGTTCGCGGGCCTTACCGCCTGGGATACGCAGCGGCTGAAGAACGACTACATCTACGGCTACGCCTCGGCCGGCGGCGAGATCGCAGAGCGTGCGGCGATCACCGGTGCGCTGTCGCTGTACCTGAACTTCATCAACCTGTTCACGCTGCTCCTGCAGCTCCTCGGCCAGCGCGACTAA
- a CDS encoding GNAT family N-acetyltransferase: protein MSALEIRPTTEADLPAITAIYEHAVRHGTATFELEPPDLAEMTRRYRALVDGGYPYFVAMLDGRVAGYAYAGAYRPRPAYRFTVENSIYLDPSFHRRGVGLLLLERLIIECEARGFRQMIAVIGDSANAGSIGVHTKGGFKMIGTHPSVGLKFGRWLDTVMMQRDLGEGASTVPGK from the coding sequence ATGTCCGCACTTGAAATCAGGCCCACGACCGAGGCCGACCTTCCCGCCATCACCGCCATCTACGAGCATGCGGTCCGCCACGGCACCGCGACGTTCGAGCTGGAGCCGCCCGATCTCGCGGAGATGACGCGCCGCTACCGCGCGCTGGTCGACGGCGGCTATCCCTATTTCGTCGCCATGCTCGACGGGCGCGTCGCCGGCTATGCCTATGCCGGCGCCTACCGGCCGCGGCCGGCCTATCGCTTCACGGTCGAGAACTCGATCTATCTCGACCCGTCCTTCCACCGCCGCGGCGTCGGGTTGCTGTTGCTGGAGCGGCTGATCATCGAGTGCGAGGCGCGCGGCTTCCGCCAGATGATCGCGGTCATCGGCGATTCCGCCAATGCCGGCTCGATCGGCGTGCATACCAAGGGCGGCTTCAAGATGATCGGCACGCATCCCAGTGTCGGGCTGAAATTCGGCCGCTGGCTCGACACGGTGATGATGCAGCGCGACCTCGGCGAGGGCGCAAGCACGGTGCCGGGGAAATAA
- a CDS encoding DUF2794 domain-containing protein, whose protein sequence is MSLTSEDADPSEQRAVARTTAANAQPGRVTFNRLELHRILNLYGRMVADGEWRDYAIDFLKDRAVFSVFRRASEVPIYRIEKDPRLARKQGMYSVISATGLILRRGHELERVLLVIDRKLAVV, encoded by the coding sequence ATGAGTCTGACGTCGGAGGATGCCGATCCGAGCGAGCAGCGCGCAGTCGCGCGCACCACTGCTGCGAACGCCCAACCCGGCCGGGTGACGTTCAACCGGCTCGAACTGCATCGCATCCTCAATCTCTACGGCCGCATGGTCGCCGACGGCGAGTGGCGCGATTATGCCATCGACTTCCTCAAGGACCGCGCGGTGTTCTCGGTGTTTCGCCGCGCCTCCGAGGTGCCGATCTATCGCATCGAGAAGGATCCGCGGCTCGCGCGCAAGCAGGGCATGTACAGCGTGATCTCGGCGACCGGCCTGATCCTGCGCCGCGGCCATGAGCTGGAGCGTGTGCTGCTGGTGATCGACCGCAAGCTGGCGGTGGTGTAG
- a CDS encoding DUF1223 domain-containing protein — MTAMTASHLVSRWSGAFWSGALGICAIVAVIRPAEADPRAVVELFTSQGCSSCPPADKIIGDLSSDPSIIALSMPIDYWDYLGWKDTLADSRFSARQRAYSRMRGDREVYTPQVVVNGSTHVIGSDRAGIESAIGKTDNGAGVMSVPVSMSLSGKQINVSVAASKEPAISHGEVWICSIAKSMPIAISRGENRGQQVTYHNVVRNLLKVGDWTGRSESWTVPIENLTRDGVDGAVVYIQDGSREKPGPMLGAAYTSLH; from the coding sequence ATGACAGCAATGACGGCTTCTCATCTGGTTTCGCGCTGGTCCGGTGCCTTCTGGTCGGGAGCACTCGGTATCTGTGCGATCGTCGCCGTCATCCGTCCTGCCGAGGCTGACCCCCGCGCCGTGGTCGAGCTCTTCACCTCGCAGGGCTGCTCGTCCTGCCCGCCCGCCGACAAGATCATCGGCGATCTCTCCAGCGATCCCTCGATCATCGCCCTGAGCATGCCGATCGACTATTGGGATTATCTCGGCTGGAAGGACACGCTGGCGGATTCGCGTTTCTCGGCACGGCAGCGTGCCTATTCGCGCATGCGCGGGGACCGTGAGGTCTATACGCCGCAGGTCGTGGTCAACGGCTCCACTCACGTCATCGGCAGCGATCGCGCCGGCATCGAAAGCGCGATCGGCAAGACCGACAACGGCGCCGGCGTGATGAGCGTGCCGGTGTCGATGTCGCTCTCGGGCAAGCAGATCAACGTCTCGGTGGCCGCGAGCAAGGAGCCCGCGATCTCGCATGGCGAAGTCTGGATCTGCTCAATTGCCAAGTCGATGCCGATCGCGATCAGTCGCGGCGAAAATCGCGGACAGCAGGTCACCTATCACAACGTCGTGCGCAACCTGCTCAAGGTCGGCGACTGGACCGGACGTTCGGAAAGCTGGACGGTGCCGATCGAGAACCTCACGCGCGACGGCGTCGATGGTGCGGTGGTCTACATCCAGGACGGCAGCCGCGAGAAGCCCGGCCCGATGCTGGGCGCGGCGTATACGTCGCTGCACTGA